One Planctomycetia bacterium genomic region harbors:
- the tkt gene encoding transketolase, whose product MSASTSTTPRPTATDIDRLAIDTIRTLSMDAVEAAKSGHPGTPMALAPVAYTIWKDFLRYDPADPSWPNRDRFVLSCGHASMLLYALIHLAGIRRGGPSSPDHGLPAVSLDEIRRFRQLDSVCAGHPEHHMTAGIETTTGPLGQGCGNSVGMAIASRWLAARYNRPGQMVFDYDTYVLCSDGDLMEGVAAEAASIAGHLGLANLCWIYDDNAITIEGETHLAFSENVPQRFAALGWRVEQVADANDTAAIARALAAFKAERDRPTLIVVKSVIGYGAPKKAGSHEAHGAPLGAEEIKGAKLAYGWPVEPAFHVPAEVPTRFAATLGGRGAAAHAAWRKTVADHAAAHPQPAAELADFLTGRLPAGWDAAIPAFPADPKGLASRVSSGKVIQAISGIVPWFLGGSADLAPSTMTLVPGAGDFAAATPAGRNFHFGIREHGMAAACNGMALSGLRPYCATFFVFLDYLKPSLRLSAIGGLGVIYVLTHDSIGLGEDGPTHQPIEQLASARAVPGISVFRPGDANEVAETYRAIMRRPDRPAVIVLSRQNIPTLDRTGLESAALGSAAGTARGAYVLREAAGGRPDCILIGTGSEVQVCLDAAAKLDQEGVRARVVSMPCWDLFEEQDADYRESVLPAAVTARVACEAACGFGWDRWLGSRGRFVGMRGFGASGPAPALYAHFGITADGVAAAARGSIAAS is encoded by the coding sequence ATGTCCGCCAGCACATCGACCACGCCACGGCCGACCGCCACCGACATCGACCGGCTGGCGATCGACACGATCCGCACCCTCTCCATGGATGCCGTCGAGGCGGCGAAGAGCGGCCATCCCGGCACGCCGATGGCGCTGGCGCCGGTGGCGTACACGATCTGGAAGGATTTCCTGCGCTACGACCCGGCCGATCCGTCGTGGCCCAACCGCGACCGGTTCGTCCTCTCCTGCGGCCACGCCTCGATGCTCCTCTACGCGCTGATCCACCTCGCGGGCATCCGGCGCGGCGGCCCATCCTCCCCCGACCACGGCCTGCCGGCCGTGTCGCTCGACGAGATCCGGCGGTTCCGCCAGCTCGACAGCGTCTGCGCCGGCCATCCCGAGCACCACATGACCGCGGGCATCGAGACGACCACCGGGCCGCTCGGCCAGGGCTGCGGCAACTCGGTCGGCATGGCAATCGCATCGCGCTGGCTGGCCGCCCGGTACAACCGGCCGGGGCAGATGGTCTTCGATTACGACACCTACGTGCTCTGCAGCGACGGCGACCTGATGGAGGGCGTGGCCGCCGAGGCGGCCTCGATCGCCGGCCACCTCGGCCTGGCGAACCTGTGCTGGATCTACGACGACAACGCGATCACGATCGAGGGGGAGACGCACCTCGCCTTCAGCGAGAACGTGCCGCAGCGGTTCGCGGCCCTCGGCTGGCGGGTCGAGCAGGTCGCCGATGCCAACGACACGGCGGCCATCGCCCGGGCCTTGGCGGCCTTCAAGGCGGAGCGCGACCGGCCCACGCTGATCGTCGTCAAGAGCGTGATCGGCTACGGGGCGCCGAAGAAGGCCGGCTCGCACGAGGCCCACGGCGCGCCGCTCGGCGCGGAGGAGATCAAGGGGGCGAAGCTGGCTTACGGCTGGCCGGTCGAGCCGGCGTTCCACGTGCCGGCCGAGGTGCCCACCCGCTTCGCCGCCACGCTCGGCGGCCGCGGGGCCGCGGCCCACGCCGCCTGGCGGAAGACGGTGGCCGACCACGCCGCGGCGCATCCGCAGCCGGCCGCTGAACTGGCCGACTTCCTCACCGGCCGGCTGCCCGCTGGCTGGGACGCGGCCATCCCCGCGTTCCCTGCCGATCCCAAGGGCTTGGCGAGCCGCGTGTCGAGCGGCAAGGTGATTCAGGCCATCAGCGGCATTGTGCCCTGGTTCCTCGGCGGCTCGGCCGACCTCGCCCCCTCGACGATGACGCTCGTCCCCGGCGCCGGTGACTTCGCCGCCGCCACGCCGGCGGGACGCAACTTCCACTTCGGCATCCGCGAGCACGGCATGGCGGCGGCCTGCAACGGCATGGCGCTCTCCGGCCTGCGGCCCTACTGCGCGACCTTCTTCGTGTTCCTCGACTACCTCAAGCCGTCGCTGCGACTCTCGGCGATCGGCGGCCTGGGCGTGATCTACGTGCTCACGCACGACTCGATCGGCCTCGGCGAGGACGGCCCCACGCACCAGCCGATCGAGCAGCTCGCCAGCGCCCGGGCCGTGCCCGGGATCTCCGTGTTCCGCCCCGGCGACGCCAACGAGGTGGCGGAGACCTACCGGGCGATCATGCGCCGGCCCGACCGGCCGGCGGTGATCGTCCTGTCGCGGCAGAATATCCCCACGCTCGACCGCACCGGACTGGAGTCGGCGGCCCTGGGGTCGGCGGCGGGCACCGCCCGCGGCGCCTACGTCCTGCGCGAGGCGGCTGGCGGCCGGCCCGACTGCATCCTGATCGGCACCGGCAGCGAGGTGCAGGTCTGCCTCGACGCGGCGGCGAAGTTGGATCAGGAGGGCGTCCGCGCCCGGGTGGTGAGCATGCCCTGCTGGGACCTGTTCGAGGAGCAGGATGCGGACTACCGGGAGAGCGTGCTGCCGGCGGCGGTCACGGCCCGCGTCGCCTGCGAGGCAGCCTGCGGCTTCGGCTGGGATCGCTGGCTGGGAAGCCGCGGCCGGTTCGTCGGCATGCGCGGCTTCGGTGCCTCGGGACCGGCCCCCGCCCTGTACGCCCACTTCGGCATCACGGCCGACGGCGTCGCTGCCGCGGCACGCGGCTCGATCGCTGCGTCCTGA
- a CDS encoding AP endonuclease yields the protein MYAISTHLVGQAVCDRIDERHKSILPPHVWGDGNPEGVNRRAAEELKRTARAAQKLGVSVVNGFTGSSIWPLLYSFPPVPDSMIDAGYREFADRWNPILDVFAECGVRFALEVHPTEIAFDIFTAERALAALGRREEFGFNFDPSHLHWQGVSSVEFIRSFPDRIYHVHIKDAIVTLNGRTGILGSHINFGDPRRGWDFRSPGRGGVDFEEIIRALNQIGYEGPLSVEWEDCGMDREHGAAEAAKFVKNLDFAPSRRQFDSAFAEEA from the coding sequence GTGTACGCGATCTCAACGCACCTCGTCGGCCAGGCGGTCTGCGACCGGATCGACGAGCGTCACAAGTCGATCCTCCCGCCGCACGTCTGGGGCGACGGCAACCCGGAGGGGGTCAATCGTCGAGCCGCCGAGGAACTGAAGCGCACGGCCCGCGCGGCGCAGAAGCTCGGCGTCTCCGTCGTCAACGGCTTCACCGGCTCGTCGATCTGGCCGCTGCTCTACTCCTTCCCGCCGGTGCCCGACTCGATGATCGACGCCGGCTACCGCGAGTTCGCCGACCGCTGGAACCCGATCCTCGACGTGTTCGCGGAGTGCGGCGTGCGGTTCGCGCTCGAGGTTCATCCCACCGAGATCGCCTTCGACATCTTCACGGCGGAGCGGGCCCTGGCGGCCCTCGGCCGCCGCGAGGAGTTCGGCTTCAACTTCGATCCCAGTCACCTCCACTGGCAGGGCGTGAGCTCGGTCGAGTTCATCCGCTCGTTCCCCGACCGGATCTACCACGTCCACATCAAGGACGCGATCGTGACCCTCAACGGCCGGACCGGCATCCTCGGCAGCCACATCAACTTCGGCGACCCGCGCCGCGGCTGGGACTTCCGCTCGCCGGGCCGGGGGGGCGTGGACTTCGAGGAGATCATCCGTGCCCTCAACCAGATCGGCTACGAGGGCCCGCTGTCGGTCGAGTGGGAGGACTGCGGCATGGACCGCGAGCATGGCGCGGCCGAGGCGGCGAAGTTCGTCAAGAACCTCGACTTCGCCCCGAGCCGGCGGCAGTTCGACTCGGCATTCGCCGAGGAAGCCTGA
- the butB gene encoding S-layer protein — protein sequence MTHMAARLVRVAGLVLVAALTAPATAADPKAGAADRELDFAGRILPILTRHGCNGGACHGAGGGAGQNGFYLSLFGFEPVKDHARITEAARGRFLDFAAPDESLLLQKPSGVYPHGGGIRLARDSKDYATLRAWIAAGAPLGDPQRYRLAAIEVEPAACRLATGAEARLTVTAVYAGGQREDVTAWARFESNDGGIAELEKGHGATVRAGSLPGDTAIVVLYRDKVATVPITIPRVGPAAPAFPAESNFVDRLAFAKLKAMNIAPSERCDDPAFLRRLMIDVAGRLPTIDEAATFLADTSPDKRDQLIDRVLDSGDYATTFADKWVVLLRSSRESAGRTATSTMHQWLRQAFQDNMPYDQFVREILTATGAPGESPAVGWWRSQASLVNGDFANNAAERVKDAAEDSAILFLGQRLACAKCHQHPFDRWSQADYHGYAAFFTQVGLKKPAGNSLARIVHRRGEARLAHPSTGEQLGPRPLGGAELLVTADEDPRVRLAAWMTADTNPFFAKAIVNRMWAHFFGRGFVDPEDDLRETNPPSNPQLLDALAADFVRSGYDLKHLVRTICRSTTYQLSSTPNDSNRDDTRNFSSHQPRRLKAEILLDAVDTVCGSTTAFRDQPAAARALELADNLSGTPFLEAFGRQRGAAACECGRNSASPNLGQSLQLINSDEVLRKVGAGGGRAKRLADSKGRPVGDRIEEVFLAAYARRPTGAEADKVRGYLERKELSVGAFEDLLWAVINSKEFLFTR from the coding sequence ATGACCCACATGGCCGCCCGACTGGTGCGCGTCGCAGGACTCGTGCTCGTCGCCGCCCTGACGGCGCCGGCGACGGCTGCGGATCCCAAGGCAGGTGCGGCGGATCGCGAGCTCGACTTCGCCGGCCGGATTCTTCCGATCCTCACCCGTCATGGCTGCAACGGTGGCGCCTGCCATGGCGCCGGCGGCGGTGCGGGGCAAAACGGCTTCTACCTGTCGCTGTTCGGCTTCGAGCCCGTCAAGGACCACGCCCGAATCACCGAGGCCGCCCGCGGCCGGTTCCTCGATTTCGCCGCCCCCGATGAGAGCCTGCTGCTGCAGAAGCCCAGCGGTGTCTACCCACATGGCGGCGGCATCCGGCTGGCGCGAGACTCGAAGGACTACGCGACGCTGCGGGCATGGATCGCCGCCGGGGCACCGCTCGGCGATCCGCAGCGCTATCGGCTTGCGGCCATCGAAGTCGAGCCGGCCGCCTGCCGGCTTGCGACCGGGGCCGAAGCCCGGCTCACGGTCACGGCCGTGTACGCCGGCGGCCAGCGGGAGGACGTGACGGCGTGGGCCCGGTTCGAATCCAACGACGGCGGCATTGCCGAACTGGAGAAGGGGCATGGGGCCACCGTCAGGGCGGGCAGCCTGCCCGGCGACACGGCGATCGTCGTCCTGTACCGCGACAAGGTGGCGACGGTGCCGATCACGATTCCCCGCGTCGGCCCGGCGGCGCCGGCCTTCCCCGCCGAGTCGAACTTCGTCGATCGCCTCGCCTTCGCGAAGCTCAAGGCGATGAACATCGCCCCCTCGGAGCGCTGCGACGACCCGGCCTTCCTGCGCCGGCTCATGATCGACGTCGCCGGCCGGCTGCCGACCATCGACGAGGCAGCCACATTCCTTGCCGACACGAGCCCCGACAAGCGGGATCAGCTCATCGACCGCGTCCTCGACAGCGGCGACTATGCCACCACCTTCGCCGACAAGTGGGTCGTCCTCCTGCGCAGCAGTCGCGAGTCCGCCGGCCGCACGGCAACGTCCACGATGCACCAGTGGCTCCGCCAGGCGTTCCAGGACAACATGCCCTACGACCAGTTCGTCCGCGAAATCCTCACCGCCACGGGCGCGCCCGGGGAGAGTCCGGCCGTCGGCTGGTGGAGATCGCAGGCGTCGCTCGTCAACGGTGACTTCGCGAACAATGCTGCCGAGCGGGTCAAGGACGCCGCCGAGGATTCCGCGATCCTGTTTCTCGGCCAGCGGTTGGCCTGCGCCAAGTGCCACCAGCATCCCTTCGACCGCTGGAGCCAGGCCGACTACCACGGCTACGCCGCCTTCTTCACGCAGGTCGGCCTCAAGAAGCCGGCGGGCAATTCCCTGGCCCGGATCGTGCATCGCCGCGGCGAGGCGCGGCTCGCGCATCCCTCCACCGGCGAGCAACTCGGGCCGCGGCCCCTCGGCGGCGCGGAACTCCTGGTCACCGCCGACGAGGATCCGCGGGTCAGGCTCGCCGCATGGATGACCGCGGACACGAACCCGTTCTTCGCCAAGGCGATCGTCAACCGGATGTGGGCGCACTTCTTCGGCCGGGGCTTCGTCGATCCCGAGGACGACCTGCGCGAGACGAACCCGCCGTCGAATCCGCAACTCCTCGACGCCCTGGCCGCCGACTTCGTCCGCAGCGGCTACGACCTCAAGCACCTCGTGCGGACGATCTGCCGCTCGACGACCTACCAGCTCTCCTCGACGCCCAACGACTCCAACCGCGACGACACCCGAAACTTCTCCTCGCACCAGCCGCGCCGGCTCAAAGCGGAGATCCTCCTCGATGCGGTCGATACCGTGTGCGGCTCGACCACGGCCTTCCGAGACCAGCCCGCCGCCGCGCGGGCGCTGGAACTGGCCGACAACCTCTCGGGCACGCCGTTCCTCGAGGCCTTCGGCCGCCAACGCGGCGCCGCTGCCTGCGAATGCGGCCGGAATTCCGCCTCACCGAACCTCGGTCAAAGCCTGCAACTGATCAACTCCGACGAGGTGCTGCGCAAGGTCGGGGCCGGCGGCGGCCGGGCGAAGCGGCTCGCCGACAGCAAGGGGCGGCCGGTGGGCGACCGGATCGAGGAGGTGTTTCTCGCCGCCTACGCGCGCCGGCCGACCGGAGCGGAAGCCGACAAGGTCCGCGGCTACCTGGAACGCAAGGAACTGTCCGTGGGCGCCTTCGAGGACCTGCTCTGGGCGGTCATCAACAGCAAGGAATTCCTCTTCACGCGCTGA
- a CDS encoding DNA-directed RNA polymerase sigma-70 factor — protein MDVHESSSGSERHAASAPGESRAGGVSDEELLRRSRVGGDALAFETLVQRYEGELFSYLRRYLGSAEMAEDVFQATFLQVHLKQEHFEAGRRFRPWLYTIATNQAIDAQRRNKRHRIVSLDSRSGDDVGTLVDMLAGTEGTADVMAEDQESRDWVRAAVDDLPEPLKGTLMLVYYQGMKYREAADVLGIPVGTVKSRLHAALLKLNESWGRGGRDAPTPR, from the coding sequence ATGGATGTGCACGAGTCGAGCAGCGGTTCGGAGCGGCATGCCGCGTCCGCCCCTGGAGAGTCCAGGGCCGGCGGGGTGTCCGACGAGGAGTTGCTGCGCCGCAGTCGCGTCGGCGGCGATGCGCTTGCCTTCGAGACGCTCGTGCAACGCTACGAGGGAGAACTGTTCAGTTACCTCCGCCGCTATCTCGGCAGCGCCGAGATGGCGGAGGATGTGTTCCAGGCGACGTTTCTCCAGGTCCATCTGAAGCAGGAGCATTTCGAGGCTGGCCGCCGGTTCCGCCCCTGGCTGTACACGATCGCCACCAATCAGGCCATCGATGCCCAGCGGCGCAACAAGCGACACAGGATCGTGAGCCTCGACAGCCGATCGGGAGACGACGTCGGGACGCTCGTTGACATGCTCGCTGGCACGGAGGGCACGGCCGATGTGATGGCGGAGGACCAGGAATCGCGGGACTGGGTGCGGGCGGCGGTGGACGACCTGCCCGAGCCGCTGAAGGGAACGTTGATGCTCGTCTACTATCAAGGAATGAAATACCGCGAGGCGGCGGACGTGCTCGGGATCCCCGTGGGCACGGTCAAGAGCCGCCTCCACGCGGCACTGTTGAAATTGAACGAGTCCTGGGGACGCGGCGGGCGTGACGCCCCGACCCCGCGCTGA
- the ftsA gene encoding coenzyme F390 synthetase, translating into MHPLPKATLSESRASLEAAKLARLRELLRTILPHNRFYAEKLGRVLPQPDDLATLADLAGLPFTFKEELVAAAAAAGRPANLTWPVDRYVRFHQTSGTHGRPLFVFDTADDWKWWMDCWRLVMERAGVGPGDRVLVASSFGPYVGFWSAFEGAVHAGAMAIPSGGVSSGGRLELLRSLDATVLVATPSYALHLAEVAEQAKIDVAALPVRLVVVAGEPGGSVPAVRARIAAAWAADVLDHAGATEVGPWGVGDLHGPGLDVIEPFFHAEFLALESGRPAAEGELSELVLTTLGRAGAPLIRYRTGDVVRPTWAAAADVAAGACPWVRLEGGVLGRTDDMLVVRGVNIFPGAIDDIVRGFPEVVEHRLTVGTRDSLDELHLEIEDRLAAPDRVARELQLRLGLRVTVEGVPIGSLPRFEGKARRIVDRRQRSARHE; encoded by the coding sequence ATGCATCCCCTGCCGAAAGCAACCCTGTCGGAGAGCCGCGCGAGCCTCGAAGCCGCCAAGCTCGCCCGCCTCCGGGAACTGCTGCGGACGATCCTGCCGCACAACCGCTTCTATGCCGAGAAACTCGGCCGCGTCCTCCCGCAGCCCGACGACCTGGCCACGCTCGCCGACCTCGCCGGCCTCCCGTTCACGTTCAAGGAGGAACTCGTCGCCGCGGCGGCGGCCGCCGGGCGGCCGGCGAACCTCACCTGGCCCGTCGATCGCTATGTCCGCTTCCACCAGACGAGCGGCACCCACGGCCGACCGCTGTTCGTCTTCGACACGGCGGACGACTGGAAGTGGTGGATGGACTGCTGGCGGCTGGTGATGGAACGCGCGGGCGTGGGGCCCGGCGACCGCGTGCTCGTGGCCTCGTCGTTCGGTCCCTACGTCGGCTTCTGGTCGGCGTTCGAGGGGGCGGTCCATGCCGGCGCCATGGCGATCCCGAGCGGCGGCGTGTCGAGCGGCGGCCGGCTGGAACTGCTGCGGTCGCTCGATGCCACGGTGCTGGTGGCGACGCCGAGCTATGCGCTGCATCTCGCCGAGGTGGCCGAGCAGGCGAAGATCGACGTCGCCGCGCTGCCGGTTCGGCTCGTGGTCGTGGCGGGCGAGCCGGGGGGATCGGTGCCGGCGGTGCGGGCGCGGATCGCCGCGGCCTGGGCCGCCGACGTCCTCGATCATGCCGGGGCGACCGAGGTCGGGCCGTGGGGCGTGGGCGACCTGCACGGGCCAGGACTCGACGTCATCGAGCCCTTCTTCCACGCCGAGTTCCTCGCGCTGGAGAGCGGTCGGCCGGCGGCCGAGGGGGAGTTGTCGGAACTCGTCCTCACGACGCTCGGCCGGGCCGGCGCCCCGCTCATCCGCTACCGCACCGGCGACGTCGTCCGCCCCACGTGGGCCGCGGCAGCCGACGTGGCCGCCGGCGCCTGTCCGTGGGTCCGGCTCGAGGGGGGCGTGCTCGGCCGCACCGACGACATGCTCGTGGTCCGCGGGGTCAACATCTTTCCGGGGGCGATCGACGACATCGTCCGCGGCTTCCCCGAGGTCGTCGAGCACCGGCTCACGGTCGGCACGCGGGACAGCCTCGACGAGCTGCATTTGGAGATCGAGGACCGGCTCGCGGCGCCGGACCGCGTGGCCCGTGAACTGCAGCTGCGTCTCGGCCTGCGGGTGACGGTCGAGGGGGTGCCGATCGGCAGCCTGCCGCGGTTCGAGGGGAAGGCGCGGCGGATCGTCGATCGCCGACAGCGGAGTGCACGCCATGAGTGA
- a CDS encoding permease — protein MERSSRYRWAAPGDVNAFFGLALDNLADLVLAVSLLATVFDYPLQFALSHFVPGTAVGVVVGDLLFTWMAFRLARRTGRSDVTAMPLGLDTPSTFGMVFFVLGPAFVAALGRGLEREAAARHAWHVGMCAIVASGLFKLACSVAAGPVRRLVPRAGLLGSLTAIALVLITFLPLLKVFGSPLVGVVALGVTLAALTARIPLPLRIPGALAALLLGGLIQAVGTATGWIPVGTGHAAFDPAAALWPTAWLAAGSFAWLEAWKESLVYLPIVIPFALGTVVGGIDCTESAAAAGDEYDTGRIIAVEGLATVVAGCCGGVIQTTPYIGHPAYKAMGGRAAYTLATALFIGAAGLTGSFAYLFQVIPEPAILPILVFIGLEITAQSFHATPQRHYPAVAIACVPALAALVTIQADELVAAGATPGPELAAKLLTLRQLSGGFIVTSLVWAGMVAALVDRRLLQAAGWCLAAAGLALCGVIHSPFPDGRMFLPWSIGPLPANAAGRGPVEIAAAYAVLALLFAGWQVWLRGRARNSDVTGDTRYVPEHRT, from the coding sequence ATGGAACGCTCTTCTCGCTACCGCTGGGCCGCGCCGGGCGACGTCAACGCCTTCTTCGGACTGGCGCTCGACAACCTCGCCGACCTCGTTCTCGCCGTCTCGCTGCTGGCGACCGTCTTCGACTATCCGCTGCAGTTCGCCCTCTCCCACTTCGTGCCGGGCACGGCGGTCGGCGTCGTCGTCGGTGACCTGCTCTTCACCTGGATGGCGTTCCGTCTCGCCCGACGGACCGGCCGCAGCGACGTCACCGCCATGCCGCTCGGCCTCGACACGCCGAGCACCTTTGGCATGGTGTTCTTCGTGCTCGGCCCCGCTTTCGTCGCCGCCCTCGGCCGTGGCCTGGAACGGGAGGCGGCCGCCCGCCATGCCTGGCACGTCGGCATGTGCGCCATCGTGGCCAGCGGGCTGTTCAAGCTCGCCTGCAGCGTCGCGGCCGGACCGGTCCGCCGGCTCGTTCCCCGCGCCGGCCTGCTCGGCAGCCTGACGGCGATCGCGCTGGTGCTGATCACGTTCCTGCCGCTCCTCAAGGTCTTCGGTTCGCCGCTGGTCGGGGTCGTCGCCCTCGGCGTCACGCTGGCGGCGCTGACCGCACGGATCCCGTTGCCGCTGCGCATCCCCGGGGCTCTCGCCGCCCTGCTCCTCGGCGGGCTGATCCAGGCCGTCGGCACGGCCACGGGCTGGATACCCGTCGGCACCGGGCACGCGGCCTTCGACCCGGCCGCCGCCCTCTGGCCGACCGCTTGGCTCGCGGCCGGTTCGTTCGCCTGGCTGGAGGCGTGGAAGGAGTCGCTCGTCTACCTGCCGATCGTGATCCCGTTCGCGCTCGGCACGGTCGTCGGCGGCATCGACTGCACCGAGAGTGCCGCGGCTGCGGGAGACGAGTACGACACGGGGCGGATCATCGCCGTCGAGGGACTCGCCACGGTCGTCGCCGGCTGCTGCGGCGGTGTGATCCAGACCACGCCCTACATCGGCCATCCGGCCTACAAGGCGATGGGGGGCCGGGCCGCCTACACGCTGGCCACGGCGCTGTTCATCGGCGCGGCCGGACTGACCGGCAGCTTCGCCTACCTGTTCCAGGTGATCCCCGAGCCGGCCATCCTCCCGATCCTCGTGTTCATCGGCCTGGAGATCACGGCGCAGAGTTTTCATGCGACCCCGCAGCGCCACTATCCCGCCGTGGCAATCGCCTGTGTGCCGGCGCTGGCGGCGCTGGTGACGATCCAGGCCGACGAGCTCGTCGCCGCCGGCGCCACGCCCGGGCCGGAACTCGCCGCCAAGCTGCTCACGCTCCGCCAGCTCTCCGGCGGCTTCATCGTCACGAGCCTCGTCTGGGCGGGCATGGTGGCGGCGCTCGTCGACCGGCGGCTCCTGCAGGCCGCCGGCTGGTGCCTGGCCGCAGCCGGGCTCGCCCTGTGCGGCGTGATCCATTCCCCGTTCCCCGACGGCCGGATGTTCCTCCCCTGGTCGATCGGCCCGCTGCCGGCCAACGCCGCGGGCCGCGGCCCGGTCGAGATTGCCGCCGCCTACGCGGTCCTCGCCCTGCTCTTCGCCGGCTGGCAGGTGTGGCTGCGCGGTCGCGCGCGAAACAGCGACGTCACAGGGGATACGCGGTACGTGCCTGAACATCGAACGTGA
- a CDS encoding permease, with protein sequence MRILTRYVLAELLQVFFVTLAALTFFILTFGLVQTATKEGLGLVQIALLVPYVLPDALRFAVPATMLFAAASVFGRMSSGNEITALKAAGVSPLQAIWPAITVALVVSFVSVWLNDVAVSWGRDGVKRVIIESVEQILYGRLRTEGSYSSPKLEIVVKAVDGRKLIKPVLTLNKDHPGRLTTVKAREAEISADTTQNAIIVTFRDYDVLLPGGATYSERGERSQEVPLDAVSAKAAEQRRPAELAMNDFAAARTAQLERIDQFEQMMAGRTALGMLSGRMEQTAPAAVAGERHEIAYARERLRAIAVEPWRRWAGGFSCLCFVLVGAPMAIRMRNADFLTSFFLCFLPILVVYYPLFILGIDQAKDGNVPPAAVWLGNVLVALWGCWLLRRVIRT encoded by the coding sequence ATGCGGATCCTCACCCGGTACGTGCTCGCCGAACTCCTCCAGGTGTTCTTCGTGACCCTGGCCGCGCTGACGTTCTTCATCCTCACCTTCGGGCTGGTGCAGACGGCCACCAAGGAGGGGCTGGGGCTCGTGCAGATCGCCCTCCTCGTCCCCTACGTGCTGCCGGACGCGCTCCGGTTCGCCGTCCCGGCCACGATGCTGTTCGCGGCCGCCAGCGTCTTCGGCCGGATGTCCTCCGGCAACGAGATCACGGCCCTCAAGGCGGCCGGCGTCTCGCCGCTGCAGGCGATCTGGCCGGCGATCACGGTCGCGCTGGTGGTCAGCTTCGTCTCCGTGTGGCTCAACGACGTCGCCGTCTCCTGGGGCCGCGACGGCGTCAAGCGGGTGATCATCGAGAGCGTCGAGCAGATCCTCTACGGCCGGCTGCGGACGGAGGGATCCTACAGCAGCCCGAAGCTCGAGATCGTCGTCAAGGCGGTCGATGGGCGGAAGCTCATCAAGCCGGTCCTGACCCTCAACAAGGACCATCCCGGCAGGCTGACCACCGTCAAGGCCCGTGAGGCGGAGATCAGTGCCGACACGACCCAGAACGCGATCATCGTCACGTTCCGCGACTACGACGTGCTGCTGCCGGGGGGGGCGACGTATTCGGAGCGCGGGGAGCGCTCCCAGGAGGTGCCGCTCGACGCGGTCTCTGCCAAGGCCGCCGAGCAGCGCCGGCCGGCCGAACTCGCCATGAACGACTTCGCGGCGGCGCGGACCGCCCAACTCGAGCGGATCGACCAGTTCGAGCAGATGATGGCGGGGCGGACGGCGCTGGGCATGCTCTCCGGCCGTATGGAACAGACAGCGCCGGCAGCCGTGGCCGGTGAGCGGCACGAGATCGCCTATGCGCGGGAGCGGCTCCGGGCGATCGCGGTCGAGCCCTGGCGGCGCTGGGCCGGCGGGTTCAGCTGTCTGTGCTTCGTCCTCGTCGGCGCGCCGATGGCGATCCGGATGCGCAACGCCGACTTCCTCACCAGCTTCTTCCTCTGCTTCCTGCCGATCCTCGTCGTCTACTACCCGCTGTTCATCCTCGGGATCGACCAGGCCAAGGACGGCAACGTCCCACCGGCCGCCGTCTGGCTCGGCAACGTGCTGGTCGCCCTCTGGGGCTGCTGGCTCCTGCGCCGCGTCATCCGCACCTGA